The DNA window AATCTTCTTTTTTCATGTTGCATCATTATTACAGTATTTGAATAAGTAGCTATACCATTAGCTCCTCCACTTCCTGTAAATCTTGTTTTTGGTTTTACATAGTCATCACCAATGATAGTAGAGTTTAAATCTCCATAAGGGTTTATTTGAGCTCCTCCTATGAAAGCTATCATTCTGTCATTTCCATTTAAGTATTCATTAGTTTCAAATCCTATGAATCTTACATTTGGCCATTGAACAGCACAGTGTCCCATAAGTCTTAAATCTCCAACGCTTCTTGGAACTTCTATTGGGCTACAATCCATTAGTCCACTTTCAACTATTAGTTTACAATTAGGTGCAAATTTATTTTTAGCAACAGTTGCTCCTATTAAAGGTAATCCTGTTCCTACTATAACTATTTGTCCATCTTTTATTTCTTTAGCAATAGTAATAGCTTGCATTTCTTTATTTGTATAGTTTTTATAATTCTTTGCCATTATTATTCACCATCCTTAACTAATTTTGCAGCATATTGGAATCCTGGTACTACTCTTAATTTGCTTACTCTTGGTAAACCTAATTTAGCTAAGTATCCTTCATGATCCTTAACATCTATAACCCATTCTTGTATGAATTTTTCAAAATCTTCATCTGTTTTAGTTACAGAGTCATACATTTTATAGAAAGCTGGGTCATAATCATAATAG is part of the Fusobacterium nucleatum genome and encodes:
- a CDS encoding CoA-transferase subunit beta — encoded protein: MAKNYKNYTNKEMQAITIAKEIKDGQIVIVGTGLPLIGATVAKNKFAPNCKLIVESGLMDCSPIEVPRSVGDLRLMGHCAVQWPNVRFIGFETNEYLNGNDRMIAFIGGAQINPYGDLNSTIIGDDYVKPKTRFTGSGGANGIATYSNTVIMMQHEKRRFIDKIDYVTSVGWAGGPGGREKLGLPGNRGPLAVVTDKGILRFDEVTKRMYLAGYYPGVTIEDIVENTGFELDTSRAVELEAPTEEIIKMIREDIDPGQAFIKVPVEE